In Chelonia mydas isolate rCheMyd1 chromosome 10, rCheMyd1.pri.v2, whole genome shotgun sequence, a single window of DNA contains:
- the CYP1A gene encoding cytochrome P450 1A (The RefSeq protein has 5 substitutions compared to this genomic sequence): protein MSLLGSQGIISVTEILIASAVFCLTFMVIRSFRQQIPKGLKRLPGPRGYPLIGNLLELGSNPHLTLTQMSQKYGDVMQIRIGTRPVLVLSGLDTIKQALVKQGEDFMGRPDLYSFHHVADGQSLTFSTDSGEVWRARRKLAQNALKTFSVSPSPNSSSTCLLEEHVSKEADYLVRKLLQLMEEKKRFDPFRYVVVSVANVICAMCFGNRYDHDDQELLSIVNVTEEFGDVAASGNPVDFIPVLQYLPNRTMKKFMEFNTRFLRLLQDIVKEHYESFEKDNIRDITDSLIEQSQENKVEANANIQLPKGKIINLVNDLFGAGFDTVTTALSWSLMYLVTYPDIQKKIQEELDQTIGRERRPRLSDRPMLPYTEAFILEMFRHSSFLPFTIPHCTTKDTVLNGYYIPKDLCVFVNQWQVNHDEKLWKEPSRFDPERFLRAGGTEVNKTDGEKILIFGLGKRKCLGETIARWEVFLFLTTLLQQLEFSISDGQKVDMTPLYGLTMKHKRCEHFQVKQRFPIQSSE from the exons ATGTCACTGCTGGGAAGTCAGGGCATTATCTCAGTCACCGAGATCCTTATTGCCTCTGCTGTCTTCTGTCTGACCTTCATGGTCATCAGATCCTTCCGGCAGCAGATCCCCAAGGGGCTGAAGAGGCTCCCAGGACCAAGGGGTTACCCCCTGATAGGCAACTTGCTGGAGCTGGGGAGCAATCCACACCTGACCTTGACTCAGATGAGCCAGAAGTATGGAGATGTGATGCAGATACGGATCGGCACCAGACCTGTGCTGGTGCTGAGTGGTTTGGACACCATCAAACAAGCCCTGGTGAAGCAAGGGGAGGACTTCATGGGACGTCCTGATCTCTACAGCTTTCACCATGTTGCAGATGGCCAGAGCTTGACCTTCAGCACTGATTCAGGGGAGGTGTGGAGAGCTCGCAGGAAGTTGGCCCAGAATGCCCTGAAGACCTTCTCTGTCTCGCCCAGCCCCAACTCTTCATCCACCTGCCTCCTCGAGGAGCATGTCTCCAAAGAAGCTAACTACCTAGTAAGAAAGTTGCTGCaactgatggaagagaagaagaggttcGACCCCTTTCGGTATGTGGTGGTCTCTGTGGCCAATGTCATCTGTGCCATGTGCTTTGGCAACCGTTACGACCATGATGACCAGGAGCTGCTCAGCATAGTGAATGTGACGGAGGAATTTGGGAATGTGGCTGCCTCCGGCAATCCAGTGGATTTCATCCCAGTGCTCCAGTATCTCCCCAACCGCACCATGAAGAAATTTATGGAATTCAACACGAGGTTCCTCAGGCTCCTGCAGGACATTGTCAAAGAGCATTACGAGAGCtttgagaag GACAACATTCGAGACATCACTGACTCCTTGATTGAGCAAAGTCAGGAGAATAAAGTGGAAGCCAATGCCAACATTCAGCTCCCGAAGGGAAAAATTATCAACCTGGTCAATGACCTCTTCGGAGCCG GGTTTGACACTGTGACAACAGCTTTGTCCTGGAGCCTCATGTATCTTGTGACTTATCCAGACATTCAGAAGAAGATTCAGGAAGAATTAG ATCAGACCATTGGCAGAGAGAGGAGACCCAGACTCTCAGACCGGCCCATGCTGCCTTACACAGAAGCCTTTATCTTAGAGATGTTCAGACATTCCTCCTTCCTGCCCTTCACCATTCCTCACTG CACAACGAAAGACACAGTTCTGAATGGCTACTACATCCCGAAGGACCTCTGTGTTTTTGTCAACCAATGGCAAGTCAATCACGATGA GAAGCTTTGGAAAGAACCATCTAGGTTTGACCCAGAACGTTTTCTCCGTGCCGGAGGGACTGAAGTAAACAAGACCTATGGGGAGAAGATACTGATCTTTGGCCTGGGGAAGAGGAAGTGCCTTGGTGAGACCATTGCCAGATGGGAGGTCTTCCTCTTCCTGAccaccctgctgcagcagctggagttCAGCGTCTCTGACAGACAGAAGGTGGACATGACCCCTCTGTATGGCCTGACAATGAAACACAAGAGGTGTGAGCACTTCCAGGTTAAGCAGCGCTTCCCAatccagagttcagagtga